TCTTTGTTGAATTAGGTCTTTTGATTTTCATGTTAGTTTAAAGAGCTATGTAGAACAGTGCTGCCCAATAGAACTTTTCTCCCATGATAGAAACATTCTATATCTGTGATGTCCAGTAGAGACTCAGCTTACTGCATGTGACTAATAAATACTTAAATGTGGTCAGTCAGACTGAGAAACTGATGGTTTAATCTTACTTAATTGTAAatgacttaaatttttaaaaaagcatactgCCAGTGGCTGCTATATTGgacagcacacatacacatgggcttcccaggtggcacagtggtaaagaatccagctgccaatgcaggagacacaggttcaatccctgggttgagaagatcccctggaggaggtgactgagcttccctggtaggtcagtcagtaaagaatccgcctgcggtgcaggagacccaggtttgatacgtgagttgggaggatcccctggagaaggaaaccaaaccactccagtattcttgcctagagaattccatggacaaagaagcctggcagggtacagtccatgagatcgcaagagtcagacatgacttagtgactaaaccaccaccactacctggaggaggaaacggcagaccactccaacattcttgtctggaaaattccaaggacagaggagactggcaggctacagtccatggggtcacaaggagtcagacataactgagggactgagcacacatgcatgttatacctactttattttcatttagttttccaAGTTATGGTAAGTTTAAATTTTGGGTAATTTTTCTGATTTCACCAATAGTGTGAGGGAAAACTCTATGAAacctatggttaaaaaaaaaacacaacacaagatctaattctttttttctaagttatttattttattattattattattattttggccacaccgAGTCTTTGTTGccttgcatgggctttctctagctgtggcaagtggggactatactctagttgtggtgtgggcttctcactgtaatggcttctcttgtggagcacaggctctagagtgtgcaggcttcaggaATTGTGGCCCACGGACTCAGTATTTGTGGCTAATGGGCTCTGaattgtgggctcagtagttgtggctcatgggcttccttgcttcatggcatgtggaatcttcttggaccagagattaaacctgtatcccctgcatggACAGGCGGATtgctatccactgcaccaccgaGGAAGTCCAACAAGATCTAATTCTAAAATTTCCCTTATTAGTATTTGGAAATGTTTACTGAATTATGTGCACAGTCGGGATCACAAAACTCATTTGCATAGAATTATAAATTTGATGGAAATAATTAATTTACCATGATTATAATAaaactgtttctttgtatttgattttcattgcatttatatgaaatgttaggCTGTTACATCAAACATACCACAGACCATTTCTCCTCATATCTTGAGGTGATATTCTGAGGAAAAACGTATGTTCTAAGGACCCATGAACTAATGCTCATTTTAAGATTGGTCCATGTGAATAaaccttttgttcatttttaagcaGCTGATTTAGAAGAAAGTTTTAATGAACATGAACTGGAGCCTTCATCGcctaaaagtaaaaagaaaagtcGCAAAGGAAGGCCAcgaaaaactaattttaaaggaCTGTCGGAAGATACCAGGTCTACATCCTCTCATGGAACGGATGAAATGGAAAGTAGTTCCTATGTAAGTAGAAAAATGTTGGATTCTTACTTTTGTGGCTACCTGTGTTTATAGGTAAAGTTAATCATTTGAAGTGTTAACTAAGCTTGAGGTACTGATAGCATATTTTTGAtggatttttttcaagtttctctttttctttcacattGCAGAGAGATCGGTCTCCACATAGAAGCAGCCCTAGTGACACCAGGCCTAAATGTGGATTTTGTCATGTAGGGGAGGAAGAAAATCAAGCAAGAGGAAAACTGCATATATTTAATGCCAAGAAGGCAGCTGCACATTATAAGTGCATGGTAAGTACAgttctttttatatgcttttaaatCCAAGTTTTGGAAAGGCATTTAGCTAGTGACCAAATATAGAACTTCCCTCCACAGTATTGGTGTTTTAGAATTAGGAATAGCATATCCTATAATcccaaatctttttaaaatgtataattgacttataatattatatgtttcaggCATACACCATAGCAATTCAgtgtttttatatattatgaaatgatcaccacaataagacTAGTTACCATGTATCATACAAAGTTactacaatattattgactaagTCTCCTATGCTCTATATTACATccccagttcagtctctcagtcgtgtctgactctcagtcgtgtctgactctttgcgaccccatggactgcagcacgccaggcctccccgtccatccccaactcccggagtttattcaaattcatgtccattgagtcagtggtgccatccaaccatctcatcctctgtcatgctcttctcctcctggcttcaatctttaccagcatcaggttcttttgaaatgagtcagttctttgcatcaggtggccaaaattttggaatttcagcttcagcctgatttcctttaggatggactgattggatctccttgcagtccgagggattctcaggagtcttctccaacaccacagttcaaaagcatcagttctttggcactcagctttctttatagtccaactctcacatccatacatgactactggaaaaaccatggctttcactagatggacctttgttggcaaagtaatgtctctgctttttaatatgctctctaggttggtcataacttttcttccaaggagcaagcgtcttttaatttcatggctgcagtcaccatctgcagtgattttggagccccccaaaataaagttactcactatttccattgcttccccatctatatgccgtgaagtgatgggaccagatgccatgatcttagttttttgaatgttgagttttaagccaacttttcactcgcctctttcactttcatcaagaggctctttagttcttcttcgctttctgccataagggtggtgtcatctgcatatctaaggttactgatatttctccccataatcttgattctagtttgtgcttcatccagcccagcatttctcatgatgtactctgcatataagttaaataagcagggtgacagcatactgccttgatgtactcctttcccgatttggaaccagtctgttgttccatgtccagttttaactgttgcttcctgacttgcatacagatttctcaggtcaggtggtttggtattcccatctctttcagaattttccagtttgttgtgatccacactgtcaaagcctttggcatagtcaataaagcagaagtagatgtttttctggaactctcttgcttttttgatgatccaaagatgtcagcaatttgatctctggttcctctgccttttctaaatccagcttgaacatctggaaattcacggttcacctactgttgaagcctggcttggagaatttggggcattactttgctagcgtgtgagatgagtgcaattgtgcggtagtttgagcattgtttggcattgcctttctttgggattggaatgaaaactgaccttttccagtcctgctgagttttccagattttctggcatattgagtgcagcactttcataaaatcatcttttaggatttcaaatagctgaactggaattccatcacctccactagctttgtttgtagtgatgcttcctaaggcccacttgactttgcattccaggacgtctggctctaggtgagtgatcacaccgtcatgattatctgggtcatgaagatcttttttgtatagttcttctgtgtattcttgccacctcttcttaatatcttctgcttctgttaggtccctaccatttttgtcctttattgtgcccatctttgcaagaaatgttcccttggtatctctgatttttttgaagagatttctagtctttcctattctgttgttttcttctatttctttgtattgattactgaggaaggctttctttggaactctgcattcagatgggtatatctttccttttctcctttgccttttgcttctcttctcttcacagctatttgtaaggcctcctcagacagccattttgcctttttgcatttctttttcttggggatggtcttgattcctgtctcctgtataatgtcacgaacctccatccatagttcatcaggcactctgtctgtcagatctaatcccttgaatctatttctcccttccacgtaagggatttgatttaggtcatacctgaatggtctagtggttttccctactttcttcaatttatgtgtgaatttgtcaataaggagttcatgatctgagccaccatcagcttccagtcttgtttttgctgactgtatagagcttctccaagtttggctgcaaagaatataatcagtctgatttcagtgttgaccatctggtgatgtccatgtgtagagtctcctcttgtgttgttggaagagggtgtttgctatgaccagtgtgttatcttggcaaaactctattagcctttgccttgcttcattctgcactccaaggccaaatttgcctgttactccaggtatttcttgacttcctactttggctttccagtcccttataatgaaaaggacattttttgggggtgttagttctagaaggtcttgtaggtcttcatagaactgttcagcttcttcagcattactggtcggggcatagacttggattagtgtgatattgaatggtttgccttggaaatgaatagagatcattctgccgtttttaatattgcatccaagtactgcattttggacttttttgtagactatgatggctagtccatttcttttaagggattcttgcccacagtagtagatataatggtcatctgaattaaattcccccattccagtccattttagtttgctgattcctaaaatgtcgctgttaactcttgccatctcctgtttgaccacttacattttgcctagattcatggacctaagattccaggttcccatgtaatactgctctttacagcatcagtctttacttccatcaccactcacacccacaactgggttttgtttttgctgtggctctgtctcttcattctttctgagttacttctctactgatctccagtagcattttgggcacctaccgacctgaggagttcatctttcagtgtcctatcttatGCCTTTTCATggtgttcatggtgttctcaaggcaagaataccttgacttggtttgccattccctactccagtggagcatgttttgtcagaactctccaccatgacccatctgtcttgggtggccctacatggcatggctcatagtttcattgagttagccaaggctgtggtccagGTGATCAGACTGGTTAGTTCTCTGTgactggttttcagtctgtctgccctctgatagagaaggataagaggtttatgaaagcttcctgatgggagagactgactgagggggaaactgggtcttgttctggtgggtggagccatgctcagtaaatctttaattcagttttctgttgatgggtagggctgtgttcccttcctgttattTGCATGCCTGCTCTGCATGCcaagttgcatcagtcatgtccgactctgcgcaaccctacagacagcagcccaccaggctcctgcatccacaggattctccaggcaagaatactggagtgggttgccatttccttctccctgttatttacctggggccaaactatggtggaggcaatgcagataatggcaacctccttcaaaaggtcccatgcaggcactgttaaactcagtgcccccaaccctgcagcaggtcaCCGCTGATCCATGCCTTTGccgagactcctggacactcacggtgaagtctgggccagtctcttgtgggtcactgctcctttcccctgggtcctagCGTGCACACgcttctgtttgtgccctccaagagtctgtttccccagtcctctgtaagttctggcagctctacgGTGGGGGTAATGGCGGCGTCCTCCAAGAAGGcggccacacccaggtctgctgcatctaaagcccctgcccctgcagcagtccactgctgacccgtacctccacagggacactcaaacacagttctgtttcagcctctgtggggtctctgggtcctggtgcacacacagtttgtttgagccctctgagcatctcttttAGATTATGTTCTATAATCCCAAATCTTCGTAAACTCTagattttaaagtatatagtGTTTATGATTTTAGTGGGATTTAAAGTAATCCTGATTGTAGTTACTATGTTCCAGATAATCCATAGTTAACAGTCTTATAACTAAAAACATCACCTTTATAAACTTGTCTTGGAAGCTGTGTTTAGGCCCCACTATAACCTGGTAAAAATTTCTCTTATTGTATTTCTTACACTGTATTGCAATTATTCATTTATAAGCCGTAATTCCTTGAGGGTAAAAATTATATCTTATCTTTGCATCCTTAGATACAGGTCTGACATGTATTATATGTAAGCATTTTTGAAATAGGTTGTATTGAAATTATTTATCCCATTGAtgattagcttttaaaaattatattatttatagaattccctagtggtccagtggttaggactctacactttcattgctgagggcctgggttcaatccctggtcagggaaggaagatcccacaagtcatgtgACATGgccccaaatttaaaaaaaaaattatattacttaTTTCAGGAGTTCTTAATCAGAGATGCATATCAAATTTACCTGGGGAGGTTTTTCCAAAATACATATCCCTGGAGTAGATCCCAAACATGTCTAGTTGGAAAAaaatctccaggtgattctgatctGTATCTGTGGTTGTAATGtgtcatttgaaacaatttttttaaactttgtggaaatgtaaaatagttGACATGACAGGATGACACTGCTGAACTCTTTTTGTTTAATGAAGCATTTAATCTTGTTTCTGTACTGGCAATATTAGTTTTATTCCATTGTTCTTATTTTGAGTTATATTTTAATCAGACATgtgactagattaaaaaaaatatttgagtcGTATTTGGTTAAGGAAAAGTCATCTTAggatattaaaataatgtaacaCATTTGTGCACACATTGTTTAATCTTTTTCTCACAAGGATTCTGAATATTacatgtttttacatttttcttctctaGTTATTTTCTTCCGGCACCGTGCAGCTCACAACAACTTCAAGAGCAGAATTTGGAGATTTTGATATTAAAACTGTACTGCAGGAGATTAAACGAGGGAAAAGAATGGTCTGTGCTTTTATGTTTATGCTATGCAACGTTACTCTTCTGACTTTGTGCTTTAAATTTAGAACATATCTTAAATTCATCCAGTTACCAAAGATTTTAATATAAAGTAGTTCATGTGTTAAAGCAAAGTATATATTTGACTCATTTGTAATATAGTAAAGAATGCTGATGTTACTGAAAGTTATTCTTCTTTCTATGTAATTTCATTACTTAAGAGAATTATACAGAGATTTATATTTCAGggtattttgagagtcttttaataaaataaatgaagatgtGAATGTGACACACAGTATTaagtttaaaatgttaaattgtttaagctctctttaagaaaaatttcaTGACCCCAATAGAGTATTGAGAACCTCCCCATGttgttattcattcttttttttaaataaaaggaaaagatttttttcagagcCTTCTGTTTAAAATTCACATACATAGTTGTCTTTTAATATGTTTATCATAGCTTTAAAGTTTCCTTTATAAAATGTGCCTAAGTCTCGTGTTTTTAAACATACTGAATTACTAATAAATAGCTTTAAGAAATATTGGCATCTTTATTTGATCACTTACTCCTTTACAGTTTATGAATATTATAAAATGTTCTAGGAATGCAAAATATTTAAGACAGCAGTTGTCTCtagaaatgactttattttaaaaatttttattgtgaaagtTTTCAAACATCAAAGTTAGAAAGACTAGTAACACATCTATCCATCACCTTGACTCATCAAGAATTTGTGGCACTCGTTTCATCTATGCCTTTTATTCTTGTTGCTTGAAGTATTTTAAAGCAGAGCTGAGACTTCATATCATTTCACCTCTACATATTTCAGTATGTATCTCTTAAAAGTTGGGCATTTTCTTACCTAACCACAATGTTATTACAATTTACAAATTAACAATGAGTCTTCAGTATCATTTAATACCTAGTTTGTATTTCCCCAGTTGTCTTAAAGCTATCTTTTTAAAGTTGGTTTGCGTGAATCAGAGGAGGTTCACACATTACATTTGGTTGTTACATATCCCTTAAGTAATTTAGGGCACTCCATCCTCCCTGtctttattgtttctgttttgttgtatgCCATTGACTTgttgaagaaaaagaattaattgTCCTGTAGAACATCCCACatgttttatttgtctgtttgCTTTTTCACAATGCCATCTACCTTGTCCCTCTATCCaccagattttcttttaaagtggaAGTTAGATGTAAAAAACTGATTAGATTCAGTTTTCAACATTTTGGGGGGTAAGAACTCTTCACAGGTGGGACTATATCGTCCATATTTTATCACATCAGACAAGTCATAATGTCTGATCCTTGGATTCAGGTGGTGAGTCAATCCCTCCATTGTGAAGTTCCCCTTCGATCTGTTTCAGACATTGCTGATCTTTGTCTGAGTTGATTAGAAATGACTTTTTCTCTGTGGAACTGCATTTTTCAAGGTGCAAAGATTATTGATATCATCTGTTCCATTTAAATCCAGTTCAGTTTCTTGATACTttgattattcttttaaaaaaggaaactccTTTAAAACAGAATgtggagtattaaaaaaaataaaggggaaaacaaTCATATTATGTTGAGCAATGTTGTTATGTCATACATCTGAAGTCAAATAGGTGACTAAGATGACAATTCAGTTCTCTTGATCAGCTTGCTTACTTCTACGCTGTTGACCATTAGTGTCAGCACTAACCTAGCATTTTCCCATATGTGCTTCAAAGGAAATCGCTCCATCAAGATGCTCTCCCACTGCTCCAAAATTAAAAGGGCATCTGAAATTCAATAAACTTGGAAACTGTTTACTATACCCTCCTTCCTGGAGGAGAGGCTGTTAGAAGTTCTGCAATCAAGTAATCTGTTTAAAAACTAGCATTTCTCAAACTTCTTTGACTATGAAACTCTTTGCCAACAATCACCTTAAGTCTTATGAGAATTTCAGCCCCTTAGTCTCTTTCTGCCCTTTTGCCTACTTGGTAGCAATCCCTTTCTGGGGGGCATTGCTTTCCTATCTTCTTATTCTTCCCCCGGTCATAATAAGAAAGGGACTGATTGCAGGGAAGAGAAGAAGCCAACCactaaaatatagaatatatttttatgtgtgtttgCCAGTATTAAGGAGTGTTCCCTTTATGTTTCAATGTCAGATTGCTAATGGTTAGTAGAGTTAAATAATGGAAACATCAGGGGTGACTACGTATTAGAAAGTCAAAGTATGATTTAGATTGCAACATTATTTAAGATATATGCTATACTATAAGTTCAGTGCACTCTCTTTCAATAGCAAAACTTTTCTTTGTAACATGGAATGTTTGGCTGAAATATggctaaaatagaaaaaataagattGCATAAACTTGGAAATACTGCTTATAattattctttctcttcccttaaACAGAAATGTACACTTTGCAGTCAGCCCGGTGCTACTATTGGATGTGAAATAAAAGCCTGTGTTAAGACTTACCATTACCACTGTGGAGTACAAGACAAAGCTAAATACATTGAAAATATGTCACGAGGAATTTACAAGTAAGAGAACAACAATTGTCCATTTTCCTAAACTTGTCAGTAAGTAACTGCCCTTAAATAGATGACATTAGTTTACTTGCTCGCTCTTCTTAGGTGATGTTTAGCCAAGTATAGAATACTGAGGACTCTGTACAGAGTACTGCAATGGCATTTTCCTGTGCCTAGACATCTCTGGATTAGTTTGTTTATCCAGTGTTTGTTATGCTTCCTATGTGCCTGGCATTGGGCTAGGAGCTGGGCATACAACAGTGATCCAAATGGACACAGACTGTGTCTTCATGGAAGCTCACAGTCTAGTGGGAGAAACATATCAGTCAAAtggccacataaataaatatacagtcACAAACTTCATAAACGGTATAAAACAGTGGTCCtcaacttttttggcaccaggttTCTGGTTCCGAACCAGAAGACAGTTTTCCCATGGacttgggggggggtggggtggggggatggtttcaggatgattcaagcccattacatttattgtgctaaTGATAATCTTTATTTGCAGCTACTCCCCAGCGATAGCATCACCACCTCAACTCCACCTCCaaccatcaggcattagattctcataaggaGTGTGCAACCTAGATTGCTTGCACATGCAGTTCACAGTAGAGTTCGCCCTTCTATGCGAATTCAGTGCTGCCACTGATCAGacaggaggtggagctcaggcagtaatgcaagcaatggggagcagctgtaaatacagatgaagcttggtttgatcactcaccgctcacctcctgctgtgcagcctggttcctaaACAGGCCATGGACTGGTACTGGTGGGGGTTGGGACCCCTGATGTAAAAGTTCTGTTACAAAGTGCTGTGAGAGCATATAACGAGGAGGAGCTAACCTAGTCTGTAGTAGAGAAGTGTCTAGGAATTTCCTTAAGGAAATAGTGCTTGAGCTGAGATAGGAAAGGCAAAATGGATGTGGGTGTTGGGAAGGTGTTCTAGGCAGAGAACAGTGTGTGCAAGGCCCTAAGATGGTACCCAAGCCAGGGTGCAAATGGTGGGGGGGTGATGGTAGGAGACTACTGCTGAAAGTCCAGGTGAGAATTGCTGGTAGATTAGAATAGTAGTTGTGAAGATAGAAGTCTAAAGGTACTCTTGGAAGACTGATGAAAGAGTAAGGTTTGGAGATTTAGGATTATATGTTACcttcatttttttattgtctTCTCCTTACCTGTGCTGCATTGGACTAGTGGTATGAATATGAATCTATAATGGTTCCGATTGTTTAGTCAAATGGAGAGTAAGTTGATAGGGatccctgaatatttatttatttggtttgtcTTTGCAAGTTGTAAAGGACTTCTTTGCTCTCACATTCCCAGTGTGCAATAAACCAATGACCCAGAGTCAACTACTTCATGGACAAAGCAGTTTGTGTCAGCAGTCACCAAGCCATTTGGGTAACTGCAGGAGGTGCTAATGCTGTGTTATAAACTTGGCCAAACTTTGCTTAATAATAAAGGCACATGTTTTCCAAATGAATTCCATCAAGCCTTTAAGGAACAGATAACTcccatgttatttttaaaagtccagcACATagcaaaaaaatggaaaacttctTGATTCATTCTGTAACACTTTCATAGTTGTGACActaaacctgacaaagataccatttaacaacagaaatttaagaACTAGAGACTGATcttacttttataaatatatgtaccaaaatccaaaataaaatactagaaaatcAAGTCCAGGGCTGTAGTCTAACAGTTTCAAGATTATTCAGAATTAGAAATGTGACCCATTACAATTACTAAAGAAAAATCCTAGCGCTTTCTAATGGAAACTGAAAAGACGTTTGATATCATTCAACATccatttctgaattttaaagTAAGGTAGCAAAAGTGCTCTTGGTTGTAAGCTAGGAGTCTTACTAGAgtgttaagagaaaaaaacagctgCTTTGGCGTTAAAGTAAATGGACCACGGTTCTTAACCAGAAGGTAGAGAGAGCCCTCTTTAAAAATGGTCATGCCTGGACCCTACCGTCACAGTAGGCTGGGGCCCAAACCATGTATTTTATGActcaccaggacttccctggtggctcagatggtaaagcgtctgtctacaatgtgagagacctgggttcaatccctgggttgggaaaattccctggagaaggaaatggcaacccactctagtactcttgccttgaaaatccaatggacagaggagcttggtgcaggctgctatccatggggtcacaaaaagtcaggcacaactgagtgacttcacttcacttaagtgATTCTCAAGCTCATCTCTAATTGAGAACCACTGTACCAATACACTTTCATTCAGATCagcaacaagacaagggtgccaacTACCAAAGTCACTTTCACTGTTCTTCTGGAGGGTTAAGCTAGTACaacaaggaaaggaaggaaaatgtatAGTAAATATTGTGAAGGAGAAAAAATTGTCAATATCATTGATTTCATTGTCtaccaagaaaatgcaaataaatcaaCTCTGAATTTATTAACAATTTATAAGAGCTCACTCAGTAAGGCTGCTGAATatgagatgaatttttaaaaacaattccatGACAGGAAAACCCCCACAGTtccatggcaacatactccagtacacttgcctggagaatcccatgaacagagtagcctggcaggctatagtccatagggttacaagaaattcagacatgacttagcaactaaacaacaaatagctagttaaaaaatgtaaaggaaaactGTCTCCCACTCCCTCTCCAACTCTTACccctcttcacacacacacatatatataccaaaggtgaactttgttttaaaaaaatagcatctTACACAGGACCCCAGTGAATGACCAAGTATATTATGATCCTTGATAGACTCAACTTTGAAAGATACCTGTTCTTCCcaagttatatattttaatacaattttaacaAAACTCAACTTTTTGACAGTTTTATCTAAAAAAGTAAATGTAGTATTATTGTCTATTAGTAATGATTGTTGCCTTatataactggaaaaagaaatagaaacttacACAAGATAGAAGTTTGTTTCTCTCCTGAAAGACGTCCAG
The nucleotide sequence above comes from Capricornis sumatraensis isolate serow.1 chromosome X, serow.2, whole genome shotgun sequence. Encoded proteins:
- the PHF6 gene encoding PHD finger protein 6: MSSSVEQKKGPTRQRKCGFCKSNRDKECGQLLISENQKVAAHHKCMLFSSALVSSHSDNESLGGFSIEDVQKEIKRGTKLMCSLCHCPGATIGCDVKTCHRTYHYHCALHDKAQIREKPSQGIYMVYCRKHKKTAHNSEADLEESFNEHELEPSSPKSKKKSRKGRPRKTNFKGLSEDTRSTSSHGTDEMESSSYRDRSPHRSSPSDTRPKCGFCHVGEEENQARGKLHIFNAKKAAAHYKCMLFSSGTVQLTTTSRAEFGDFDIKTVLQEIKRGKRMKCTLCSQPGATIGCEIKACVKTYHYHCGVQDKAKYIENMSRGIYKLYCKNHSGNDERDEEDEERESKSRGKVEIDQQQLTQQQLNGN